A window of the Microbacterium sp. AZCO genome harbors these coding sequences:
- a CDS encoding helix-turn-helix domain-containing protein — protein MEESADSPRERRRSDTTRALIRAARHFTAERGLSGFTVEELCSEAAVSRRTFFNYFASKDDAVLGVPLERSDAAAVARFLAEGSHTPGGLSPTLLTDLAVLAEDRWRALDIAPDTVRDLFAAVEKEPRLLARMLELGAESERFDARLIVQREGLPDGDLRAEVAAQVVGALVRAAAGEFLQPGNDDTFLEIFERRIGAARELFATQSALMGNTR, from the coding sequence ATGGAAGAAAGTGCAGACTCTCCGCGCGAGCGGCGCCGCTCCGATACGACGCGCGCCCTCATTCGGGCGGCTCGGCACTTCACGGCCGAGCGCGGCCTCTCCGGTTTCACCGTCGAAGAGCTCTGCAGCGAGGCTGCGGTCTCCCGCCGCACGTTCTTCAACTACTTCGCCTCCAAAGACGATGCGGTGCTCGGGGTTCCTCTCGAGCGGTCGGATGCCGCGGCCGTCGCCCGCTTCCTTGCCGAGGGCAGCCACACCCCCGGCGGGCTCTCACCGACGCTCCTCACCGATCTCGCGGTGCTGGCAGAGGACCGCTGGCGCGCGCTCGACATCGCCCCTGACACGGTGCGCGACCTCTTCGCCGCCGTCGAGAAGGAGCCCCGCCTCCTCGCGCGGATGCTCGAGCTCGGCGCCGAGAGTGAGCGCTTCGACGCGCGGCTCATCGTGCAGCGCGAGGGCCTGCCCGACGGCGACCTCCGCGCCGAGGTCGCCGCCCAGGTCGTCGGCGCCCTCGTGCGCGCGGCGGCCGGCGAGTTCCTCCAGCCGGGGAACGACGACACCTTCCTCGAGATCTTCGAGCGGCGCATCGGCGCGGCGCGCGAGCTCTTCGCCACCCAGTCCGCACTGATGGGAAACACCCGATGA
- a CDS encoding NAD(P)H-dependent oxidoreductase encodes MKLLHVIASPRLDGSRTLGISQALLDELAGRIPDLEIETLDLFQEDLPAIAGDNIDAKYTLLARMPIGREHAESWAEIEREIERFRRADAYVISTPMWNFGIPYVLKYYIDCIVQPGYLFRFTEQGYPEPLLEDRPTIVVSSSGSDYSDATPMKALDFLEPYLRTIFGFVGLQDLTFIRAHGVDVSEPARDAALAGALEEVRALAASDRWLRVAA; translated from the coding sequence ATGAAACTGCTGCACGTCATCGCAAGCCCGCGACTGGATGGATCCCGGACCCTGGGCATCTCGCAGGCGCTGCTCGACGAGCTGGCCGGCCGCATCCCGGATCTGGAGATCGAGACCCTCGACCTCTTCCAGGAAGACCTGCCCGCCATCGCCGGCGACAACATCGACGCGAAGTACACGCTTCTCGCGCGTATGCCCATCGGGCGCGAGCACGCCGAGTCGTGGGCGGAGATCGAACGCGAGATCGAGCGGTTCCGCCGCGCCGACGCGTACGTCATCTCCACGCCGATGTGGAACTTCGGCATCCCGTACGTGCTCAAGTACTACATCGACTGCATCGTCCAGCCCGGTTACCTGTTCCGCTTCACCGAGCAGGGCTACCCGGAGCCCCTCCTCGAGGACCGGCCGACGATCGTCGTGTCGTCGTCGGGCAGTGACTACAGCGATGCCACTCCCATGAAGGCGCTCGACTTCCTGGAGCCCTACCTGCGCACGATCTTCGGATTCGTCGGGCTGCAGGACCTGACGTTCATCCGCGCGCACGGCGTCGACGTCTCGGAGCCGGCGCGGGATGCCGCGCTCGCGGGAGCGCTCGAGGAGGTGCGCGCCCTGGCGGCATCCGACCGGTGGCTGCGGGTGGCGGCGTGA